The proteins below are encoded in one region of Candidatus Methylomirabilota bacterium:
- the ftcD gene encoding glutamate formimidoyltransferase: MAGPLLECVPNVSEGRDLRAVEALADAVRGVPGVTLADVHADPDHHRSVFTFLGAPQVVEEAALALAAAVFARVDMREHRGIHPRLGALDVMPLVPLRDLAMADAVGIARRVGQAIAAVHTLPVYFYGAAATRAERKAVREIRHGEYEGLAARLTTPAGWPDAGPAVFVPRRGGAMVGARDVLVAYNVWLDSTDLGAATAIARVVRESSGGLACVQALGLPLERRGLVQVSMNLLDYRRTGIARAYDAVTEQAARRGITISRAELVGLAPRAAFEGRAPETVGLPDLADTKYLETYLS; the protein is encoded by the coding sequence GTGGCAGGCCCCCTCCTCGAGTGCGTCCCGAACGTGAGCGAAGGCCGCGACCTGCGCGCCGTCGAGGCCCTTGCCGACGCGGTGCGGGGCGTTCCCGGCGTGACGCTCGCCGATGTCCACGCCGACCCCGACCACCACCGCTCGGTCTTCACCTTCCTCGGCGCGCCGCAGGTCGTCGAGGAGGCGGCGCTGGCGCTGGCCGCGGCGGTGTTCGCGCGCGTGGACATGCGAGAGCACCGCGGCATCCACCCGCGGCTGGGCGCCCTCGACGTCATGCCGCTCGTGCCTCTGCGCGATCTCGCCATGGCCGACGCCGTCGGGATCGCCCGCCGCGTCGGCCAAGCCATTGCGGCCGTACACACCCTGCCCGTCTACTTCTACGGCGCGGCGGCGACGCGCGCCGAGCGCAAAGCGGTGCGAGAGATCCGCCATGGCGAGTACGAGGGCTTGGCCGCGCGGCTCACCACTCCCGCCGGCTGGCCCGATGCCGGGCCCGCTGTCTTCGTGCCCCGGCGCGGCGGCGCCATGGTGGGCGCCCGCGACGTCCTCGTCGCCTACAACGTCTGGCTCGACTCTACCGATCTGGGCGCCGCGACGGCCATCGCGCGGGTCGTGCGTGAGTCGTCGGGAGGCCTGGCGTGCGTCCAGGCGCTCGGGCTGCCGCTCGAGCGCCGCGGGCTCGTCCAGGTCTCGATGAACCTCCTCGACTACCGACGCACCGGCATCGCCCGTGCCTACGATGCGGTTACGGAACAGGCCGCGCGGCGAGGCATCACGATCAGTCGCGCCGAGCTCGTGGGGCTCGCTCCGCGCGCCGCCTTCGAAGGCCGCGCGCCTGAGACCGTCGGCCTGCCGGATCTCGCCGACACGAAGTACCTGGAGACCTACCTCTCCTGA
- a CDS encoding AIR synthase family protein yields MPFLPVGKLPAELLQRLFAKYVPADSRVIVGPQVGEDAAVLDMGDRYLVATTDPITFATDEMGWYALHVNANDLAVRGAQPRWFMATVLLPEGKSHEAQVEQLFAEVAEACAAVGVSLVGGHTEVTAGLPRPIVVGAMLGEVDKDRLVTTGGAKIGDTVLLTKGVPLEGASIIARERREEALRRGVPAEIVERARGFLRRPGISVVPEARAACGAARVHAMHDPTEGGLATACWEMAQAAGVGLRIDRERVPVLPEGRRLCEAFGLDPIGTIASGSLLMTVAPEDADAVTNACRAAGIDCAAIGRVTPASDGVALVSGGHPRPMPAFPQDEITRIFGAT; encoded by the coding sequence ATGCCGTTTCTCCCCGTGGGCAAGCTCCCGGCCGAGCTGCTCCAGCGACTTTTTGCCAAATACGTGCCGGCCGACTCGCGCGTCATCGTGGGACCGCAGGTGGGCGAGGACGCCGCCGTCCTCGACATGGGCGATCGGTATCTCGTCGCCACCACCGATCCCATCACATTCGCCACCGACGAGATGGGCTGGTACGCGCTGCACGTCAACGCCAACGACCTTGCCGTGCGCGGCGCTCAACCGCGCTGGTTCATGGCGACCGTGCTCCTGCCCGAGGGCAAGAGCCACGAGGCGCAGGTGGAACAGCTTTTCGCCGAGGTCGCGGAAGCCTGCGCCGCTGTCGGCGTCTCGCTCGTGGGCGGGCACACGGAAGTAACCGCCGGGCTCCCGCGCCCCATCGTCGTCGGCGCCATGCTGGGCGAGGTCGACAAGGACCGGCTCGTGACGACGGGCGGCGCGAAGATCGGCGACACCGTGCTGCTGACCAAGGGCGTGCCGCTCGAGGGCGCGTCGATCATCGCGCGAGAGCGCCGCGAGGAAGCGCTCCGCCGCGGCGTGCCCGCCGAGATCGTGGAACGCGCGCGCGGCTTTCTCCGCAGGCCGGGCATCAGCGTCGTGCCCGAGGCGCGCGCGGCCTGCGGCGCGGCGCGCGTGCATGCGATGCACGACCCGACGGAGGGCGGGCTCGCCACCGCCTGCTGGGAGATGGCCCAGGCGGCCGGCGTGGGGCTTCGCATAGACCGCGAGCGCGTGCCGGTCCTGCCCGAGGGGCGCCGGCTCTGCGAGGCGTTTGGCCTCGACCCGATCGGCACCATCGCATCCGGCTCGCTCCTGATGACCGTCGCGCCGGAAGACGCCGACGCCGTCACGAACGCCTGCCGCGCCGCCGGCATTGACTGCGCCGCCATCGGCCGCGTCACGCCGGCCTCGGACGGCGTCGCGCTCGTCTCCGGCGGCCACCCGCGCCCCATGCCCGCCTTCCCCCAGGACGAGATCACCCGCATCTTCGGAGCAACCTAA
- a CDS encoding aspartate aminotransferase family protein, which produces MTQPAKPSKIFDTYRAMHPKSAALYERARGVIAGGITHDSRHLKPFPVYVDHALGSRKWDVDGHEYVDYWMGHGALFLGHSHPAVVKAIQEQAPRGTHFGACHELEVRWAELVCKLVPSAEMVRFTMSGTEATHLALRIARAYTGHPKVVKFHGHFHGWHDGVVAAVNPPFDVPMSAGVPSQILDQLLLCPPNDIKVVDGLLQRGDVAAVILEPAGGQSGTTPTIPGYLQELRALTERHNVVLIFDEVITGFRYAPGGAQQYFGVTPDLTTLAKIVAGGLPGAVVCGKKRLMATMAHRGDSVWDRAERVAQNGTFNSNPVCAAAAIATLELVQDGGLHARANKVADELRSGIADVMKRVGAPGTCFGESSIFHVSFEGRPGLAGFDRPRRGDLYQMLRCALLNNGVDCSSYHGWLSAVHSDEDVARTLAAYEKALSAMAAEGAWSGF; this is translated from the coding sequence ATGACCCAGCCCGCGAAGCCGTCCAAGATCTTCGACACCTACCGCGCCATGCACCCGAAGTCCGCCGCGCTCTACGAGCGGGCGCGCGGCGTGATCGCCGGCGGCATCACCCACGACAGCCGGCACCTCAAGCCCTTCCCGGTCTATGTCGACCACGCTCTCGGATCCCGCAAGTGGGACGTGGACGGCCACGAGTACGTGGACTATTGGATGGGCCACGGCGCGCTCTTCCTCGGCCACAGCCACCCGGCCGTCGTCAAGGCCATCCAGGAGCAGGCGCCGCGCGGCACGCATTTCGGCGCGTGCCACGAGCTGGAAGTGCGCTGGGCCGAGCTGGTCTGCAAGCTCGTCCCCTCGGCCGAGATGGTGCGCTTCACCATGTCGGGCACGGAGGCGACGCATCTGGCGCTCCGCATCGCGCGCGCCTACACGGGGCATCCGAAGGTGGTGAAGTTCCACGGCCACTTCCACGGCTGGCACGACGGCGTCGTCGCCGCGGTCAACCCGCCCTTCGACGTGCCGATGTCAGCGGGCGTCCCCTCGCAGATCCTCGACCAGCTCCTGCTCTGCCCGCCCAACGACATCAAGGTGGTGGACGGATTGCTCCAGCGCGGCGACGTCGCGGCGGTGATCCTCGAGCCCGCGGGCGGGCAGTCCGGCACGACGCCCACCATCCCGGGCTACCTTCAGGAACTGCGCGCGCTGACGGAGCGCCACAACGTCGTCCTGATCTTCGACGAGGTCATCACGGGCTTCCGCTACGCGCCCGGCGGCGCCCAGCAGTACTTCGGCGTCACGCCTGACCTAACGACGCTGGCGAAGATCGTCGCCGGCGGCCTCCCCGGCGCCGTCGTCTGCGGCAAGAAGCGGCTCATGGCGACCATGGCCCACCGCGGCGATTCCGTCTGGGACCGTGCCGAGCGCGTGGCGCAGAACGGCACCTTCAACTCCAACCCCGTCTGCGCCGCCGCCGCCATCGCCACGCTCGAGCTGGTGCAGGACGGCGGACTGCACGCGCGCGCCAACAAGGTGGCCGACGAGCTGCGCTCGGGCATCGCGGACGTGATGAAGCGCGTCGGCGCGCCGGGCACCTGCTTCGGCGAGTCGTCCATCTTCCACGTGTCCTTCGAGGGGCGGCCCGGGCTCGCCGGCTTCGACAGGCCGCGGCGCGGCGACCTCTACCAGATGCTCCGCTGCGCGCTCCTCAACAACGGCGTGGACTGCTCCTCCTACCACGGCTGGCTCTCCGCCGTGCACTCGGACGAAGACGTGGCGCGGACGCTCGCGGCCTACGAGAAGGCGTTGTCAGCGATGGCCGCCGAAGGAGCTTGGAGCGGTTTCTAA
- a CDS encoding glutamate cyclase domain-containing protein, with amino-acid sequence MVDQLLAFDPGGRGIARFFVPGGAARAAGALRRAKRVLLTTGFSLGPGLPETDGPPGTASLGRALRALGAEVTYITDAASLPPLQAALSVLGEPTQILTFHAGGDAALMARRLLAEHAPTHLVAIERPGRTRGGEYLSMRGESVGEWNGPLDALFLEAPRRVVTVGVGDGGNEIGMGALHARLRGAGAQVRKVASVVPARHVVVAGVSNWGAYGIVVELARLSKRPLLHTAEEERQMVRACVAAGAVDGITRKRAATVDALPLEAHAGMVELMRLIQDSTPHGGKTR; translated from the coding sequence ATGGTCGATCAGCTCCTCGCGTTCGACCCGGGTGGCCGGGGGATTGCGCGCTTCTTCGTGCCCGGCGGCGCGGCACGCGCGGCCGGCGCGCTCCGGCGCGCGAAGCGCGTGCTCCTCACCACCGGCTTCTCCCTCGGCCCGGGGCTGCCCGAGACCGACGGCCCTCCGGGCACAGCCTCGCTAGGCCGGGCGCTCCGTGCTCTCGGCGCCGAGGTGACCTACATCACCGACGCCGCATCCCTCCCACCCCTCCAGGCCGCTCTCAGCGTGCTTGGAGAGCCGACCCAGATTCTGACCTTTCACGCGGGCGGCGACGCCGCGCTCATGGCGCGACGGCTCTTGGCGGAGCACGCGCCGACCCATCTGGTCGCCATCGAGCGCCCGGGGCGCACGCGCGGCGGCGAGTACCTGAGCATGCGCGGCGAGTCCGTCGGCGAGTGGAACGGGCCGCTCGACGCGCTCTTTCTCGAAGCCCCGCGGCGGGTGGTCACGGTCGGCGTCGGCGACGGAGGCAACGAGATCGGCATGGGCGCCCTGCACGCGCGCCTGCGGGGCGCGGGAGCGCAGGTCAGGAAGGTCGCCTCGGTCGTCCCCGCGCGGCACGTGGTCGTCGCCGGCGTGTCGAACTGGGGCGCGTACGGCATCGTCGTCGAGCTCGCGAGGCTCTCGAAGCGGCCTCTGCTGCATACCGCCGAGGAAGAACGGCAAATGGTCCGCGCCTGTGTCGCGGCGGGCGCAGTGGACGGCATCACGCGCAAGCGTGCTGCGACCGTGGATGCGCTCCCTTTGGAGGCGCATGCGGGCATGGTAGAGTTGATGCGTCTGATCCAGGATTCGACACCCCACGGAGGCAAGACCCGATGA
- the ggt gene encoding gamma-glutamyltransferase: MPQIGYAHRQAPMARDGMVASCHPLASLAGVEILKSGGNVVDAAVATNGVLAVTQPNFCGVGGDFFCLYYDAESRRVHFLNGAGRSGSRAGLEELGRRELAAVPMIGPGAVSVPGATRAWSMLLERFGTRPLKSLLVPAIHYAADGFPLTDIVSQAIRERSELIDDPEWRRIFIPRGGFAEPGDIFRQPDLALTLTELGENPDLFYRGRVGQAIAKRLERDGFLTADDLAGHTGAWGDPISTTYRGYTVWETPPPTQGIATLLTLNLLECFDVTAHPIHSVAHLHLLLEMTKLAYADRDRWVADPATSRLPVLSLLDKAYAARRRAAFDADKAQRYEAGEVDGDTTGFVVADGRGNILSVIQSLYKGFGSGVVPPGTGVVLQNRGAYFNTNPKHPNCFGPRKHPFHTLIACIVTRGERPVLGLANMGGDGQAMFHTQILSNALDYGMEIQEAIERPRFFMGRINPGDAPDLVRLESRVPVPVREELMRRGHNILPVSDWFTSEGHAHGVAVLKDGVLRGGADPRGDGAAVGY; encoded by the coding sequence ATGCCCCAGATCGGCTACGCGCACCGCCAGGCGCCGATGGCGCGGGACGGCATGGTCGCCTCGTGCCACCCGCTCGCCTCGTTGGCGGGAGTGGAGATCCTCAAGTCAGGTGGCAACGTGGTGGACGCGGCGGTGGCCACCAATGGTGTGCTGGCAGTGACGCAACCCAACTTCTGCGGCGTGGGCGGCGACTTCTTCTGCCTCTACTACGACGCCGAGAGCCGGCGCGTCCATTTCCTGAACGGCGCGGGGCGGTCGGGCTCGCGCGCTGGCCTCGAGGAGCTCGGGCGTCGCGAGCTCGCCGCCGTCCCGATGATTGGCCCCGGCGCGGTGTCGGTGCCGGGCGCGACGCGGGCGTGGTCCATGCTTCTCGAGCGCTTCGGCACGCGCCCGCTCAAGAGCCTCTTGGTACCCGCCATCCACTACGCCGCCGACGGCTTTCCGCTGACGGACATCGTCAGCCAGGCCATCCGCGAGCGCTCCGAGCTGATCGACGATCCCGAGTGGCGCCGCATCTTCATCCCGCGCGGCGGCTTCGCCGAGCCGGGCGATATTTTTCGCCAGCCCGACCTCGCGCTCACGCTGACCGAGTTGGGGGAGAACCCCGACCTCTTCTACCGCGGCCGGGTGGGGCAGGCGATCGCGAAGCGTTTGGAGCGCGACGGCTTCCTCACGGCCGATGATCTTGCGGGGCACACGGGCGCGTGGGGCGATCCCATCAGCACGACCTATCGCGGGTACACCGTGTGGGAGACGCCGCCGCCGACACAGGGCATCGCCACGCTCCTGACCCTCAACCTCCTCGAGTGCTTCGACGTGACGGCGCACCCGATCCACTCCGTCGCGCACCTCCACCTGCTCCTCGAGATGACCAAGCTCGCCTACGCCGACCGCGACCGCTGGGTCGCCGACCCGGCCACGTCGCGCCTGCCCGTCCTCTCCCTGCTCGACAAGGCCTATGCCGCGCGCAGACGCGCCGCCTTCGACGCGGACAAGGCCCAGCGCTACGAAGCGGGCGAGGTCGACGGCGACACGACCGGCTTCGTGGTTGCCGACGGGCGCGGCAACATCCTCTCGGTGATCCAGAGCCTCTACAAAGGCTTCGGCTCCGGCGTGGTGCCGCCCGGCACCGGTGTCGTGCTCCAGAACCGCGGCGCCTACTTCAATACGAATCCCAAGCACCCGAACTGCTTCGGGCCTCGCAAGCATCCCTTCCACACGCTCATCGCCTGCATCGTGACGCGCGGGGAGCGGCCCGTGCTGGGGCTCGCCAACATGGGGGGCGACGGGCAGGCGATGTTCCACACGCAGATCCTCTCCAACGCGCTCGACTACGGCATGGAGATCCAGGAGGCGATCGAGCGGCCGCGCTTCTTCATGGGACGCATCAATCCGGGCGACGCACCCGACCTGGTGCGGCTCGAGAGCCGCGTCCCCGTCCCCGTGCGCGAAGAGCTGATGCGCCGCGGCCACAACATCCTGCCCGTGTCCGATTGGTTCACCTCGGAGGGGCACGCCCACGGCGTCGCCGTCTTAAAGGACGGCGTCCTTCGGGGCGGCGCAGACCCGCGCGGAGACGGCGCGGCTGTGGGATATTGA